From Nerophis lumbriciformis linkage group LG13, RoL_Nlum_v2.1, whole genome shotgun sequence, one genomic window encodes:
- the tas2r201.1 gene encoding taste receptor, type 2, member 201, tandem duplicate 1: MMDVQLEISMTQFLIINAPLGVFILAMNLFFLFCLGCPQGTDRLKQPLRFLLELLIGSSSVYLVFLTLMMGNNKYWLVLFFMLQYSANISMSSYVWLSFCYFAHIVPARSAFFDWLKRNIKVTIFMVLLLDSLLYLHYCVVDIAKCLISKPAVFTDDDNVTWDQIPDNNGTLNQILDNRTWNQIPDKNVTWNQIPDSSQLKLYRFVVFIITRLHMLTSLCLMIFSNITTLRYLQGHMRTMTQNGISISRSRLQSWLRVCVTGICQCVIFFSCAVFILLDSLTLKYAPFYFGTNILSTVITLYIFGATVNLAVGQAVYRQRAAALWRALGSLCSVGTATDNLTSESADMANSGSVKR; encoded by the coding sequence ATGATGGACGTTCAGCTGGAGATCAGTATGACGCAGTTTTTAATCATCAACGCTCCTCTTGGCGTCTTCATCCTTGCCATGAACTTGTTTTTTCTGTTTTGCCTGGGATGTCCACAAGGCACCGATAGACTCAAGCAGCCTTTGAGGTTCCTCTTGGAGCTTCTCATCGGATCCTCCTCTGTGTATCTCGTCTTCTTGACGCTGATGATGGGCAACAACAAGTATTGGTTGGTGCTTTTCTTTATGCTTCAGTACTCTGCCAATATCAGCATGAGCAGCTATGTTTGGCTCAGTTTCTGCTACTTCGCCCACATTGTCCCCGCACGCAGCGCTTTCTTCGACTGGCTGAAGAGGAACATCAAGGTGACCAttttcatggttcttcttcttgatAGCCTCCTTTATCTTCACTACTGCGTTGTGGATATTGCCAAATGTCTAATTTCCAAGCCTGCGGTCTTCACCGACGACGACAACGTGACGTGGGACCAGATTCCTGACAACAACGGGACGTTGAACCAGATTCTTGACAACAGGACATGGAACCAGATTCCTGACAAGAACGTGACGTGGAACCAGATTCCCGACAGTTCTCAGCTGAAGCTTTATCGCTTCGTTGTTTTCATCATCACCAGGCTTCACATGCTGACCAGTCTTTGCCTGATGATCTTCTCAAACATCACCACCCTGCGATACCTGCAGGGTCACATGAGAACGATGACACAGAACGGCATTTCGATCTCCAGGTCCAGACTTCAGAGCTGGTTGAGAGTCTGCGTGACCGGCATTTGTCAGTGCGTGATCTTCTTCAGCTGTGCAGTTTTTATTCTCCTGGACTCGCTCACCTTAAAATATGCCCCGTTTTACTTTGGGACCAACATCCTTTCCACGGTCATCACTTTGTACATATTCGGTGCCACCGTCAACCTGGCCGTCGGTCAAGCCGTGTATCGGCAAAGGGCAGCGGCGCTATGGCGGGCGCTCGGATCCCTGTGCAGCGTTGGCACTGCAACAGATAATTTGACTTCtgaatcagctgacatggcaaatAGTGGAAGTGTTAAACGATGA